A window of Mytilus edulis chromosome 10, xbMytEdul2.2, whole genome shotgun sequence contains these coding sequences:
- the LOC139493184 gene encoding uncharacterized protein, which yields MNNRKKSKLSAKEILIRNRERKRLQKNETSRKSYGKLYKNKESETKTYSQTINARKKREQREKSKKINERKLKNKMNVRKHRGKKNVELSSMSLVVPEGSNVFKNRMEKARALRKFKEGLPKSPSKRCAVISTYLARRSPRSPTIANLKHSVSPVEMAVVADIQEIIKSTKLKRSKNARSVMNSVTASISGGNLANSRGKIKLCKNLGLPARRVAGGQRIRSRILKSETSAWALTQQKTKKDSISEETKKTVYNFWLSDGISHPTGNKSDIKRERLGPNLYTSHMTHVLEKTQTDAYLDFVAKYPEIKIGQRAFEKLRPFFVRPASEKDRNTCCCRYHVEANLVFKACMKFRKSCDRETDSQESDYPVFEKMSDLIHITLCPKVNGFYRKNCLDRKCSLCGVGNFKLSPNESQSSSTVEWQKYEYITEKSKGKNVRRRLTLIKKKTSVNEMFLNLKKLLETFPAHQHRSNWQSNQLKSLVQNLPVNHCICIHDYSENYRCVEKEEIQSNYFQRTECSIHVTVMHRHAILEYDGVDSTEEFPEIITEHFFVISPDLQHDNDFTKYVQKKVKEYLDSISYTVDHMHEFTDGCSSQYKSRHCLGSLSTAIPDFGYKTFHRNFFETSHAKGPQDAAGGFIKRQADISVLRGNTVIQNAKDLFTFCESSLKKPRSALFKRRVFRYVDSIDRHNSKIFKPIQQNRQIHHVFTSTCNEIIVSDLSCYTCDQCILGNYLNCLNVENTGVKKTIKPREITQTSNEEEVAQDTDILSEDISDLVSINSVVAVKTDDDNFDYYLMKISKGSHVLNSAESDSWGATYPPGFEVFRGHYYDKISDNDPLKYKLLKTKTALVPTKSLLYILADVDASYRITISEDTHLDILSVLDNLD from the coding sequence atgaataacagaaaaaaaagtaaactttcgGCTAAGGAAATACTTATTAGGAACAGAGAACGAAAAAGGCTTCAGAAAAATGAAACGAGTAGAAAATCTTATGGAAAGTTGTACAAGAATAAAGAGAGCGAGACAAAAACATATAGTCAAACGATTAATGCAAGAAAAAAGAGAGAACAAAGGGAGAAAtctaagaaaataaatgaaagaaaactaaaaaataaaatgaatgtccGTAAACACAgaggtaaaaaaaatgtagaacttTCATCAATGTCACTTGTTGTACCAGAAGgttcaaatgttttcaaaaacagaaTGGAAAAGGCCAGAGCCCtaagaaaatttaaagaaggTTTACCAAAATCTCCATCTAAACGATGCGCAGTTATATCGACTTATTTGGCCCGCAGATCCCCTCGATCGCCAACAATAGCTAATCTGAAACATTCAGTTTCGCCAGTTGAAATGGCCGTCGTTGCAGATAttcaagaaataataaaatctacaaaattaAAGCGATCTAAGAATGCACGTTCGGTAATGAATTCTGTTACTGCATCAATCAGCGGGGGAAATTTAGCAAACTCGAGAGGTAAAATTAAACTGTGTAAAAATTTAGGTTTGCCAGCAAGAAGGGTTGCTGGAGGCCAGCGTATTAGGTCTAgaattcttaaaagtgaaacgTCTGCATGGGCTCTTAcgcaacagaaaacaaaaaaagattccatttcagaagaaacaaagaaaacagtttataaCTTTTGGCTCTCTGATGGCATATCACACCCGACCGGCAACAAATCCGATATCAAAAGAGAACGATTGGGACCAAACTTATATACTTCGCATATGACACACGTGCTGGAAAAAACACAAACTGATGCGTATTTAGATTTTGTCGCCAAATATCCGGAAATTAAAATTGGACAAAGAGCATTTGAGAAACTTCGACCGTTTTTCGTAAGACCTGCATCTGAAAAAGATAGAAATACATGCTGTTGTAGATATCACGTGGAAGCAAACCTTGTTTTCAAAGCATGTATGAAGTTCAGAAAATCGTGTGACAGGGAAACCGATTCGCAAGAAAGTGACTATCCCGTATTTGAGAAAATGTCAGACCTTATACATATTACGCTATGTCCAAAAGTAAATggattttatagaaaaaattgtCTTGACCGAAAATGTAGCCTTTGCGGAGTTGGTAATTTCAAACTTTCACCCAACGAATCACAGTCGTCTTCAACTGTTGAatggcaaaaatatgaatatataactgAAAAATCGAAGGGTAAAAATGTAAGGCGCCGACTGACCctgataaaaaagaaaactagCGTAAACGAAAtgtttctcaatttaaaaaagcTTCTCGAAACTTTCCCCGCTCACCAGCACCGATCAAACTGGCAAAGCAATCAACTTAAAAGTCTTGTTCAGAACTTGCCAGTCAATCATTGCATATGCATCCACGATTATTCGGAAAATTATCGCTGTGTCGAGAAAGAAGAAATCCAATCCAATTACTTCCAAAGAACTGAATGCAGCATTCATGTAACCGTCATGCACCGACACGCCATTTTAGAATACGATGGTGTAGACAGTACAGAAGAATTTCCGGAAATAATTACGGAACATTTTTTCGTAATTTCCCCGGACCTGCAACATGATaatgattttacaaaatatgtccAAAAGAAAGTTAAGGAATATTTAGATTCAATATCATACACAGTTGATCATATGCATGAATTCACAGACGGTTGTTCTAGCCAATATAAATCGCGGCACTGTTTAGGAAGTTTATCTACTGCCATCCCTGATTTCGGATATAAAACATTCCATAGAAATTTCTTTGAAACAAGCCATGCAAAAGGGCCTCAAGATGCCGCGGGGGGATTTATAAAAAGACAGGCGGACATATCTGTTCTACGTGGCAATACAGTGATTCAGAATGCGAAGGATTTATTTACGTTCTGCGAAAGTAGCCTTAAAAAGCCAAGAAGTGCATTATTTAAAAGAAGGGTATTTCGATATGTGGACTCAATTGATAGACACAATTCCAAAATATTTAAGCCGATCCAGCAAAATAGACAAATACATCATGTTTTTACTAGTACATGTAATGAAATCATTGTTTCCGATCTCTCTTGTTACACGTGCGATCAATGCATTTTGGGGAATTATCTTAACtgtttaaatgtagaaaataccGGGGTAAAGAAAACTATTAAGCCACGCGAAATAACACAAACTTCTAACGAAGAAGAAGTAGCACAAGACACTGACATTCTTTCAGAAGACATATCAGATTTGGTATCCATAAACTCTGTTGTGGCTGTCAAAACCGACGATGATAACTTTGActattatttaatgaaaatttccAAAGGTTCACACGTATTGAATTCAGCAGAGAGTGACAGCTGGGGTGCTACATATCCCCCTGGATTCGAGGTTTTCCGGGGTCATTATTATGACAAAATCAGTGACAATGATccgttaaaatataaacttttaaagaCAAAGACTGCTTTGGTACCGACGAAATCTCTGCTATACATACTTGCTGATGTAGATGCCTCTTATCGTATAACTATTTCAGAGGACACCCATCTAGACATTCTTTCTGTATTGGACAATTTGGATTga
- the LOC139493186 gene encoding uncharacterized protein gives MLLSVIYLLLTLLPASAQQCEDIETSLCDLMLNRLPEMCGDPCLPKFCKRSCGLCPLKCYTCTEVKDVTNCTTFTTCSDANDYCFTAQTFTAHFTEAYRLGCGSRQTCLQYSPISSKFRSSIEAGCCNTDKCNNKPPPLLHITPPQNYSSITTTADPSVCMNKDDDICTRLAFYLPNLCSDDCVASKICPHMCRKCFYCLDCYEVDHPDNCTQSTACSDGKECYGLEKLGSNFKTVVQLGCIERSLCDQLKSPSGHVFGRRDFTFSGGCCKGDKCNAHPNSKTISTTTTTTTAQPRCSNRYYRCPIGFRQHGNNCYLFGNQKVTKHEALRFCRSHCADLFYIQSDSELSAFKQYQHNGYIDVFTGLVRDQRRGWIWSHNGLPIQQSLQVDLFLNYNQHVTGQNCASANYLYRNNNGHYSLRAVSCTDLHHPFCKLEMG, from the exons ATGTTGTTATCTG TAATATATCTGCTGTTAACTCTGTTACCCGCATCTGCGCAACAATGCGAGGACATAGAGACATCACTATGTGACCTGATGCTGAACAGGTTGCCAGAAATGTGCGGTGATCCGTGTCTTCCAAAATTCTGTAAAAGATCTTGCGGATTATGCC CATTGAAATGTTACACCTGTACAGAAGTGAAGGATGTCACAAACTGTACTACATTTACAACCTGTTCTGATGCTAATGAC TATTGCTTCACTGCACAGACATTTACGGCACATTTTACTGAGGCTTACAGACTTGGATGCGGTAGTAGACAG ACTTGTCTCCAGTATTCCCCAATATCCTCAAAGTTCAGATCCAGTATTGAAGCCGGGTGTTGTAATACTGACAAATGTAATAACAAACCACCGCCGTTACTTCATATAACTCCGCCACAGAATTATTCCTCTATCA CAACAACTGCAGACCCTTCTGTGTGTATGAACAAAGATGATGATATATGTACACGTCTAGCCTTTTATCTACCAAATCTGTGTTCAGATGATTGTGTAGCGTCAAAGATTTGTCCACACATGTGTCGGAAATGTT TTTATTGCCTTGATTGTTATGAAGTTGATCATCCAGACAATTGCACTCAATCAACAGCTTGCAGTGATGGGAAG gaatgttatGGACTTGAAAAATTGGGATCAAACTTTAAAACTGTAGTTCAACTCGGATGCATTGAACGGAGC TTGTGTGATCAACTAAAGTCACCTTCAGGTCATGTATTTGGACGAAGAGATTTTACCTTCTCTGGTGGATGCTGCAAGGGAGATAAATGTAACGCACATCCTAATTCTAAAACGATATCAACTACGACTACGACAACCACGGCTCAACCAC gctGTTCAAATCGGTATTATCGATGCCCGATTGGTTTTCGTCAGCATGGTAATAATTGTTATCTCTTTGGTAATCAGAAGGTAACCAAACATGAAGCTCTT agATTCTGTCGAAGTCATTGTGCAGACCTTTTTTATATTCAGTCTGACTCTGAACTTTCTGCATTCAAACAATACCAACACAATGGATATATAG acgTCTTTACGGGGTTGGTCAGAGATCAACGTCGGGGATGGATTTGGAGCCATAATGGTTTGCCGATCCAGCAGTCCTTGCAGGTTGATCTATTCCTTAATTATAATCAACATGTAACTGGACAAAATTGTGCCTCAGCTAATTACCTATACAGAAATAACAATGGCCATTATAGTTTAAGAGCAGTATCTTGTACAGATTTACATCATCCGTTTTGTAAACTGGAAATGGGATAA